Proteins encoded in a region of the Pseudomonas shahriarae genome:
- a CDS encoding catalase family peroxidase: MPDQPSPLRPPLGRASLMLRLAAIGVVVGAAAGAFAYVNGTLDPQRLRPQALVNALETNNGVHPGYRRNHSKGVCVAGYFESSPAARAYSRAQVFSEARTPVIGRFALPSGNPYAPDSSVPIRSLAVQFNQANGQQWRSGMNSMPVFPVGTPEAFYQMLKAGTPDPATGKPNPASMPAFFASHPETAPFLAWVKTARPSASYATERYNGINAFYLVNADGQRQAVRWGLVPMSQDVSAAAAPPGADFLQADLEQRLAAGPLRWQLQITLANPLDPVDDASKAWSGAHTVLDAGTLVLERSQPQLDGDCRDINFDPLILPSGIEASNDPLLAARSAAYASSYLRRTGEVSQLHSASQESQP; this comes from the coding sequence ATGCCAGATCAACCATCCCCCTTACGCCCGCCGCTGGGGCGCGCCAGCCTGATGCTGCGCCTGGCCGCTATCGGCGTGGTCGTCGGCGCCGCCGCCGGGGCGTTTGCCTACGTCAACGGTACACTCGACCCGCAGCGGTTGCGCCCCCAGGCCCTGGTCAATGCCCTGGAAACCAATAACGGCGTGCACCCCGGCTACCGGCGCAACCATTCCAAGGGTGTATGCGTGGCGGGCTATTTCGAGAGCAGTCCTGCGGCGCGTGCCTATTCCCGTGCGCAGGTATTCAGCGAGGCCCGCACCCCGGTGATCGGCCGTTTTGCCTTGCCCAGCGGCAACCCCTATGCCCCGGACAGCAGCGTGCCGATCCGCAGCCTGGCCGTGCAGTTCAACCAGGCCAACGGCCAGCAATGGCGCAGCGGGATGAACAGCATGCCAGTGTTCCCGGTGGGCACGCCCGAGGCGTTCTACCAGATGCTCAAGGCGGGGACTCCCGACCCGGCGACCGGCAAGCCGAACCCGGCCAGTATGCCGGCGTTTTTTGCCAGCCATCCGGAGACGGCGCCGTTCCTGGCCTGGGTCAAGACGGCCAGGCCGTCAGCCAGCTATGCCACCGAGCGTTACAACGGCATCAATGCGTTTTACCTGGTGAATGCCGACGGGCAGCGCCAGGCCGTGCGCTGGGGGCTGGTGCCGATGAGCCAGGACGTCAGCGCAGCCGCTGCGCCGCCAGGGGCGGATTTCCTCCAGGCCGACCTGGAGCAACGATTGGCGGCCGGCCCCCTGCGCTGGCAGTTGCAGATCACCCTGGCCAACCCCTTAGACCCGGTGGATGACGCCAGCAAGGCCTGGTCTGGGGCGCACACGGTGCTGGATGCCGGCACCCTGGTACTCGAGCGCAGTCAGCCACAGTTGGACGGTGATTGCCGCGATATCAACTTTGACCCGCTGATCCTGCCCAGTGGTATCGAAGCCTCCAATGACCCGCTGCTGGCTGCACGTTCTGCTGCCTATGCCAGTTCCTACCTGCGCCGTACCGGCGAAGTCAGCCAGTTGCACAGCGCCTCTCAGGAGTCCCAGCCATGA
- a CDS encoding cytochrome b, with amino-acid sequence MKTQPRFFAPLARLLHWLMALMVLAMLFIGAGMVASVSQRHAWLLHLHKPLGIAILLLVIVRLVVRFATRQPPLPADLPAWQVLAAKASHLLLYGLMLALPLLGWAMISAAGDPVMLSSSLQLPAWVPANAQLFAILRKAHGYLAYLLFLTVLLHLAAALFHGWIRRDGVLQSMLGKD; translated from the coding sequence ATGAAGACTCAACCACGGTTTTTCGCCCCGCTGGCGCGCCTGCTGCACTGGCTGATGGCGCTGATGGTCCTTGCCATGCTGTTTATCGGTGCTGGCATGGTGGCCTCGGTGTCCCAGCGCCATGCATGGTTGTTGCACCTGCACAAGCCATTGGGCATTGCGATTCTGCTGTTGGTGATCGTGCGCCTGGTGGTGCGCTTTGCTACCCGCCAGCCGCCGCTGCCTGCCGATTTGCCGGCGTGGCAGGTGTTGGCGGCCAAGGCGTCGCATCTGCTGCTGTATGGCTTGATGCTGGCGCTGCCGTTGTTGGGATGGGCGATGATTTCGGCGGCCGGTGACCCAGTGATGCTGAGCAGTTCTTTGCAGTTACCGGCGTGGGTGCCGGCCAACGCGCAGTTGTTTGCAATTCTGCGCAAGGCCCATGGGTATCTCGCCTATTTGCTGTTCCTCACGGTGTTGCTGCATTTGGCGGCGGCGTTGTTCCATGGCTGGATTCGCCGGGATGGCGTTTTGCAAAGCATGCTCGGCAAGGACTGA
- a CDS encoding sigma-70 family RNA polymerase sigma factor: MHELDDSLRELLPRLRRFAVSLTRNPSSADDLVQATLERAIVSWRNKRVDGDLRAWLFSILYRQFLDAHRRSRRYARMLEFFTGRDDAQPSVERTVIAQSTLQAFDQLSSEQRALLLWVSVEGLSYKEVAHILDVPIGTVMSRLSRARQALRQLSDGDITRPSLRILK; this comes from the coding sequence ATGCACGAACTCGACGACTCATTGCGTGAACTCCTCCCCAGGCTACGGCGCTTTGCCGTATCCCTGACACGCAACCCCAGCAGCGCCGACGACCTGGTGCAGGCCACGCTTGAGCGCGCCATCGTCAGTTGGCGCAACAAGCGCGTCGACGGCGATTTGCGCGCCTGGCTGTTCTCGATCCTCTACCGGCAGTTCCTCGACGCGCACCGGCGTTCGCGGCGTTATGCGCGGATGCTGGAGTTCTTCACCGGTCGTGATGACGCGCAACCGTCAGTCGAACGTACGGTGATCGCCCAATCGACCCTGCAAGCCTTCGACCAGTTGAGCAGCGAGCAACGCGCCCTGCTGCTGTGGGTTTCGGTGGAAGGCTTGAGCTACAAGGAAGTCGCCCATATCCTCGACGTGCCCATCGGCACCGTGATGTCACGCCTGTCCCGTGCCCGCCAGGCCTTGCGCCAGCTCAGCGACGGTGACATCACCCGCCCTTCCCTGCGGATACTCAAATGA
- a CDS encoding anti-sigma factor family protein has translation MISLPPNERDLHAYVDHQLSEPDRRQLQIWLAAHPEVAAQVHAWQQDAQHLRTAIGAPPAANPELDPAQIRQRLKHQSRRQLATAAMLVLAVGLGGLGGWQARQATLVASALPMTDAMQAYRLFAQNPIMPADYQVQGNGDMQAWLDRYFAQAHRLPDLSEAGFSPVSARLLSTDQGAAAMVLYENPQGRRISFYIRPPGPQNTLLPRGSRSADGLQAEYWSSPGYNYAMVSPEDEPTTPLLKQTTRF, from the coding sequence ATGATCAGCCTGCCCCCCAACGAACGCGACCTGCACGCGTACGTCGATCACCAGCTCAGCGAGCCGGATCGCCGCCAACTGCAGATCTGGCTCGCCGCCCACCCCGAGGTCGCGGCCCAGGTCCACGCCTGGCAACAGGATGCCCAGCACCTGCGCACGGCCATCGGTGCGCCGCCAGCGGCCAACCCCGAGTTGGATCCGGCGCAGATTCGCCAGCGTCTCAAGCACCAGTCGCGCCGCCAGCTGGCCACTGCCGCCATGCTGGTGCTCGCCGTCGGCCTGGGCGGCCTGGGTGGCTGGCAAGCGCGGCAGGCGACCCTGGTCGCCAGCGCACTGCCGATGACCGACGCCATGCAGGCGTACCGCCTGTTTGCCCAGAACCCAATCATGCCCGCCGATTACCAGGTGCAGGGCAATGGCGATATGCAAGCCTGGCTCGACCGTTACTTCGCCCAGGCCCATCGCCTGCCAGACCTCAGCGAGGCCGGCTTCAGCCCGGTCAGCGCACGGCTGCTCAGCACCGATCAGGGCGCGGCAGCGATGGTGCTTTACGAGAACCCGCAGGGCCGGCGCATCAGTTTTTATATTCGCCCGCCCGGCCCGCAAAACACCCTGCTGCCACGGGGCAGCCGCAGTGCCGATGGACTGCAGGCCGAATACTGGTCCAGCCCCGGCTACAACTATGCGATGGTCAGCCCGGAGGACGAGCCGACCACCCCATTGCTCAAGCAGACCACCCGGTTCTAG